A region of Fusarium keratoplasticum isolate Fu6.1 chromosome 6, whole genome shotgun sequence DNA encodes the following proteins:
- a CDS encoding CENP-V/GFA domain-containing protein produces MPLSGSCMCGAIAYKSTSDPAVTALCHCVDCQKWTGGPYTTNAVVPEDSFSVTKGTPKHCDITGASGKNNRHFFCPDCGSSLYTRLDVMPGNIVIKAGGLDEGKTNLNNKIDVEFYCRDRVDFVKPIEGAKQEHLFG; encoded by the exons ATGCCTCTTTCTGGAAGCTGCATGTGCGGAGCCATCGCATACAAGAGCACAA GTGACCCTGCTGTTACTGCTCTTTGCCACTGCGTCGATTGCCAAAAG TGGACCGGCGGCCCCTACACCACCAACGCCGTCGTCCCCGAAGACTCATTCAGCGTCACCAAGG GAACCCCCAAGCACTGTGACATAACTGGCGCTTCTGGAAAGAACAACCGCCACTTCTTCTGCCCCGACTGCGGCTCTAGCCTGTACACCCGCCTCGACGTCATGCCCGGCAACATCGTCATCAAGGCCGGTGGTCTCGACGAGGGCAAGACGAatctcaacaacaagatcGACGTCGAGTTTTACTGCCGCGACCGGGTTGACTTTGTGAAGCCCATCGAGGGCGCCAAGCAGGAGCATCTGTTTGGTTAA
- a CDS encoding hypothetical protein (Expressed protein), with the protein MSAQDYYGGGGNSGYGQQQQQGYGQQGGYPQQQNYAQPQYAQQQQGYGQQGGYPQQQQYSQPQQGYGAPSPAPGGYQQQPQYASHSPQPGYGSPHPPPGQQGYGQQPNYDQRGTSPYPQQHGQPGSQYGAPAYPGGGAPGQYPPGQPGPDGDRGLGATLVGGGAAAWAAHSAGGGFLGSLGAAAAGAIGANVLENKFKKHKKNKKNKKHGTRGIDGNSSSSSDSD; encoded by the exons ATGTCAGCTCAAGATTACTACGGCGGTGGCGGCAACTCTGGCTacggccagcagcagcagcagggctATGGCCAGCAGGGCGGCTATCCCCAACAGCAAAACTACGCCCAACCTCAGTAtgcccagcagcaacaaggcTATGGCCAGCAGGGTGGTTATCCCCAGCAG CAACAATATTCCCAGCCTCAGCAGGGCTACGGTGCCCCCTCTCCCGCTCCCGGAGGttatcagcagcagcctcagtaCGCCTCGCACTCTCCTCAGCCCGGCTACGGTTctccccatcctcctcccggCCAGCAGGGCTACGGCCAGCAACCCAACTATGACCAGCGAGGCACTTCCCCATACCCTCAACAGCATGGCCAACCCGGCTCCCAGTACGGCGCTCCTGCTTATCCCGGCGGCGGTGCTCCAGGCCAATATCCTCCCGGCCAACCCGGCCCTGACGGCGACCGTGGTCTCGGCGCTACTCTTGTCggtggaggagctgcagctTGGGCTGCTCACAGCGCCGGCGGCGGATTCCTCGGCAGCCTGGGTGCTGCCGCTGCAGGTGCCATTGGCGCCAACGTGCTAGagaacaagttcaagaa GcacaagaagaacaagaagaacaagaagcaCGGAACTCGCGGCATCGATGGAAACTctagcagcagcagcgactcTGACTAA
- a CDS encoding Bac-luciferase domain-containing protein → MAPPTEFISVTFPNASTELDPIPGAGIDPEYLVRYARSLDDHEFNYTLIPYHSSSFDPFTIGATILAVTKKIKIVIALRPNTVYPTVAAKSLATLDQLGKGRVVVHFIAGGNDAEQAREGDFYNKEERYERQEEYIKILRRAWASTEPFDWDGKYYKFKDFSSHVRPVNGHIDVSVGGSSDAAYRTGGALADIFGLWGEPLKETKEQIDRIYAEAEKAGRKDRPRIWVTFRPIIAETEELAWAKAHRTLDALKTNRPSQIGKFAPNDSTPQNVGSQRLLDIAKKGEVQDRALWYPTVTATNARGASTALVGSYQTVIDSILDYVDLGASLISIRGYDNLNDAIDYGRFILPGVRAGLKERENKANGASKEEPPKVEAAGVPEAPKVVPVSA, encoded by the coding sequence ATGGCTCCTCCTACCGAGTTTATCAGCGTGACCTTCCCCAACGCCTCTACGGAGCTGGACCCCATCCCCGGTGCTGGCATCGATCCCGAGTACCTCGTCCGTTATGCTCGGTCTCTGGATGATCATGAGTTCAACTACACTCTTATCCCCTaccactcctcctccttcgaCCCCTTCACCATTGGCGCTACTATCCTCGCTGtgaccaagaagatcaagattgTCATCGCTCTCCGCCCCAACACCGTCTACCCTACCGTTGCTGCCAAGTCCCTGGCTACTCTTGACCAGCTCGGCAAGGGCCGAGTTGTTGTTCACTTCATCGCCGGTGGCAACGATGCTGAGCAGGCCCGTGAGGGTGACTTCTATAACAAGGAGGAGCGATATGAGCGCCAGGAGGAGTACATCAAGATTCTCCGCCGCGCCTGGGCCTCCACTGAGCCCTTTGACTGGGACGGCAAGTACTACAAGTTCAAGGACTTCAGCAGCCACGTCCGCCCTGTCAACGGCCACATTGACGTCTCCGTCGGTGGCTCTTCCGACGCTGCCTACCGCACTGGTGGTGCTCTCGCCGACATCTTCGGTCTCTGGGGTGAGCCCctcaaggagaccaaggagcagaTCGACCGCATCtacgccgaggccgagaaggctggCCGCAAGGACCGCCCTCGCATCTGGGTCACTTTCCGACCCATCATCGCTGAGACCGAGGAGCTCGCCTGGGCCAAGGCTCACCGAACCCTTGACGCTCTCAAGACCAACCGACCTTCTCAGATTGGCAAGTTCGCCCCCAACGACAGCACCCCCCAGAACGTTGGCTCCCAGCGTCTGCTGgacattgccaagaagggcgaggtcCAGGACCGCGCTCTTTGGTACCCTACCGTGACAGCCACCAACGCCCGCGGAGCTTCTACCGCTCTTGTCGGTTCTTACCAGACTGTCATCGACTCTATCCTCGACTATGTTGACCTCGGTGcctctctcatctccatccgTGGTTACGACAACCTCAACGATGCTATCGACTATGGTCGATTCATCCTGCCCGGTGTGCGAGCTGGTCTGAAGGAGCgggagaacaaggccaacggTGCTTCTAAGGAGGAGCCCCCCAAGGTTGAAGCCGCTGGGGTCCCCGAGGCCCCCAAGGTGGTTCCTGTTTCCGCTTAA
- a CDS encoding Zn(2)-C6 fungal-type domain-containing protein, which translates to MPRPIQTLFISRVAPHGEVKGSKAGITEPSQRVDTDTVSARGLRAFADEFESASLYHSFRFWEHHPFVLPKAALQDILTAETPSAQQLISVMRYIGSFYTDPPSNQNHLVDINTGSSDVVDGFSVQATLLMALAKSMCSEQVPSEELLTKAIQQAKSIGMHTKSFADAVEAYNPVLAESWRRTWWMIYVVDSNFSVIRRDHRTTLNSADYDVSLPCEDHEYCLMEIPRGAASWQDYCNREFALEDKNFSSFAYFIDANDIFVSSLRASYEFQDISDAEILCDNLEATIAGWFLMLPATKRGLCVKPASVDQLMFQAYMMMYTSITYIHRPLSTLRYNVAEDISSCGSPPPPLASATGVGSALDGRTHLEKLLEAIQKQNQCLITLPVEAVQISPFTICMIACCTIAHLVACKSALGPREANVARSRIRVCIGTLRHYEDVWPRAKKILRELKCIAHLIMEAVAVPQLPLTGCEMLIEQESITVDLLEEEWLHTFARDDGLSV; encoded by the exons ATGCCAAGGCCTATCCAGACCTTGTTCATATCCCGAGTCGCGCCGCACGGGGAGGTCAAGGGCTCGAAAGCCGGCATCACAGAGCCCTCTCAACGTGTCGACACCGACACAGTCTCTGCTCGAGGATTGCGGGCTTTTGCAGACGAATTCGAATCAGCGAGTCTTTACCACAGTTTCAGATTTTGGGAGCA TCATCCTTTTGTTCTTCCGAAAGCCGCCCTTCAGGATATTCTCACTGCTGAGACGCCAAGTGCTCAACAACTCATTTCGGTTATGCGATACATTGGTTCATTCTACACCGATCCACCATCAAACCAAAACCATCTTGTGGATATAAACACAGGGTCTTCTGATGTGGTTGATGGCTTTTCAGTCCAGGCAACTCTGCTCATGGCTCTAGCAAAGAGCATGTGCTCAGAGCAAGTGCCATCTGAAGAGCTTCTGACAAAGGCAATCCAACAAGCCAAGAGCATCGGCATGCACACCAAGAGTTTCGCAGATGCCGTGGAGGCTTATAATCCCGTGCTTGCAGAAAGCTGGAGGCGCACGTGGTGGATGATATATGTCGTCGACTCCAACTTTTCTGTCATCAGACGCGATCATAGGACGACTCTCAACAGCGCCGACTATGATGTTAGCCTTCCGTGTGAGGATCATGAATATTGTTTAATG GAAATACCTCGGGGAGCTGCTTCATGGCAAGACTACTGCAACAGAGAATTTGCTCTCGAAGACAAGAATTTCTCCTCCTTCGCATATTTCATCGACGCAAACGACATTTTCGTTTCTTCATTGAGAGCGTCTTACGAGTTTCAGGACATTTCCGACGCAGAAATTCTCTgcgacaacctcgaggccaCAATAGCAGGGTGGTTCCTGATGTTGCCAGCTACCAAGCGTGGGCTCTGTGTCAAGCCCGCGTCTGTAGATCAGCTCATGTTTCAGGCTTACATGATGATGTACAC ATCGATCACTTACATCCATCGTCCACTTTCCACTCTGCGGTACAATGTCGCTGAAGATATCTCCAGCTGCGGCTCACCTCCTCCGCCACTCGCCTCCGCAACGGGGGTTGGCAGTGCCTTGGATGGCCGTACACATTTGGAAAagcttctagaagctatCCAGAAACAGAATCAGTGCCTGATAACTCTGCCCGTCGAGGCTGTTCAGATCTCGCCCTTCACCATCTGCATGATTGCGTGTTGCACCATTGCACACCTAGTTGCCTGCAAGTCTGCGCTtgggcctcgagaagctaATGTGGCTCGATCTCGCATACGGGTTTGTATTGGCACTCTCAGACACTACGAAGACGTCTGGCCACGGGCAAAGAAGATCTTGCGTGAGCTCAAGTGCATCGCCCATCTCATTATGGAGGCCGTTGCAGTACCACAGTTACCATTGACGGGCTGTGAGATGTTGATTGAGCAAGAAAGTATAACAGTTGATTTGTTGGAAGAAGAGTGGCTGCATACTTTTGcgagagatgatggcttgTCGGTATAA
- a CDS encoding Zn(2)-C6 fungal-type domain-containing protein, producing the protein MSSGVVRSTALRAGGACVRCRKGKTKCVYENGRAPCKNCAKGMHDCYLPSESMAHHHGQSPARHANPHRPPRDSLPASGPGGAAEARQAVVGSSAARHVQASSDKLTPELIAECERVVSKTFPACVAFHKPSFVQQLKSASLDAALVYGLLTCAARSSPSLIRRYGGPTAAAETFAAKAMTLINQNLDHPNLVDIQALCLLIIHEWGSRNAVRAYIYLGQAARMIQMYRILNSHHPSPDADQFLRDESLRRTIWLIYILDCLLTSTPGRFPALSAHDTADVSLPCSDINFAFGNAVFVKTLRQQLDPTAMPPGQASSEIGEFGYIVLASTIWRDVVAMLTTTTLASFREEDCADLIAKIEGLRASLPMQFIDKPGQINLHMTMGSGYTFAMLHCLLHCATIFVHRRRLLQEVTAANFNLESFRLNPRCHDIIDRLFTSCHGTISLLTAVEAGSEKDHIPCFPIFMLFSAFTASATVAYLSLKGLTPPNAVETAAHIVKDGLRFMSDGTENWPLMGSWLRHLTVMQRVLNNDAAAASGSLRHGSTSHAAAGIKDEISSNADTNPDAMDYDQQTNAGGSVSGQVNANRSVSESVRGDSEPPVAIARRPGVTTINGGSGGVSTPTTVSPPPGSAPHGVVHDIKQSSPEMANGIVATQDGQTTSQDMTAPELCQAFERQLLDLDDLAAFMGGGV; encoded by the exons ATGTCGTCTGGCGTTGTGCGCTCTACCGCCCTCAGGGCCGGCGGCGCCTGTGTGCGCTGTCGCAAAGGCAAGACCAAGTGCGTCTACGAGAATGGTCGCGCGCCGTGCAAGAACTGCGCCAAGGGCATGCACGACTGCTATCTGCCCTCAGAGAGCATGGCCCACCACCACGGTCAAAGTCCTGCGCGACACGCCAACCCCCATCGTCCCCCTCGCGACAGTCTCCCGGCCTCCGGGCCCGGCGGTGCAGCTGAAGCGCGACAGGCCGTCGTTGGCTCCAGCGCGGCTCGCCATGTCCAGGCAAGCTCTGACAA ACTGACGCCTGAGCTCATCGCCGAGTGCGAGCGTGTTGTGTCCAAGACCTTCCCGGCATGCGTCGCGTTCCACAAGCCATCATTTGTTCAGCAACTCAAGAGTGCTTCCTTGGACGCTGCTCTTGTTTACGGTCTGTTGACCTGTGCAGCCCG GAGTTCGCCAAGCCTAATCCGCCGCTATGGAGGTCCGACTGCGGCTGCCGAGACCTttgccgccaaggccatgacaCTCATCAACCAGAATCTCGACCATCCTAACCTCGTTGACATCCAGGCCCTGTGCCTGCTCATTATTCACGAATGGGGCTCTCGCAATGCTGTTCGCGCCTATATCTACCTGGGCCAGGCTGCCCGCATGATTCAGATGTACCGCATCCTGAACAGCCACCACCCGTCCCCCGATGCCGACCAATTCCTCCGTGACGAGTCTCTGCGACGCACTATCTGGCTCATCTACATCCTCGACTGCCTCCTGACGAGCACCCCTGGACGTTTCCCCGCGCTCTCTGCGCACGATACCGCGGATGTGTCGCTGCCTTGCTCCGACATTAACTTCGCCTTCGGCAATGCTGTGTTCGTCAAGACTCTGCGCCAGCAGCTTGACCCAACTGCCATGCCTCCTGGCCAGGCTTCCTCCGAGATTGGCGAATTCGGTTACATCGTCCTGGCCTCGACCATCTGGCGTGATGTCGTTGCCATGCTTACCACGACTACACTTGCCAGCTTCCGTGAGGAAGATTGTGCCGATCTGATTGCTAAGATCGAGGGCCTGCGAGCCTCTTTGCCGATGCAGTTCATCGATAAGCCAGGCCAGATTAACCTGCACATGACAATGGGCTCGGGATACACCTTTGCCATGCTGCACTGCCTTCTCCACTGTGCAACCATCTTTGTGCACCGTCGGCGTCTGCTGCAGGAAGTGACTGCTGCCAACTTTAACCTGGAGTCGTTCCGCCTGAACCCCCGATGCCACGATATTATCGATCGTCTCTTCACCTCGTGCCACGGCACCATCTCTCTACTGACCGCCGTTGAGGCTGGCTCCGAGAAGGACCACATCCCGTGCTTCCCCATCTTCAtgctcttctcggccttcaCCGCCAGTGCCACAGTTGCCTATCTGTCTCTGAAGGGTCTCACACCACCCAATGCTGTCGAGACCGCAGCCCACATTGTGAAGGATGGTCTGCGCTTCATGAGCGACGGCACTGAGAACTGGCCGCTTATGGGCAGCTGGCTGCGACACCTTACCGTCATGCAGCGTGTCCTGAACAAcgacgccgccgctgctTCCGGCTCATTGCGTCATGGCTCGACCTCCCACGCTGCGGcgggcatcaaggacgagaTTTCCTCCAACGCTGATACGAACCCGGATGCTATGGACTACGATCAACAGACGAACGCTGGTGGAAGTGTGTCGGGCCAGGTCAATGCCAACCGATCCGTCTCTGAGTCGGTGCGCGGTGACAGCGAGCCCCCTGTCGCCATCGCTAGACGACCTGGAGTCACCACCATCAATGGTGGCTCTGGTGGAGTGTCTACTCCCACTACGGTCTCGCCCCCCCCGGGGAGCGCCCCTCACGGGGTGGTGCACGATATCAAGCAGTCAAGCCCCGAAATGGCCAACGGCATAGTGGCCACCCAGGACGGGCAGACTACAAGCCAGGACATGACGGCACCTGAGCTGTGCCAGGCCTTTGAGAGacagctccttgacctcgacgaccttgccGCCTTCATGGGTGGCGGCGTCTAG
- a CDS encoding MFS domain-containing protein yields MAHLFRTTAFGATARAISGDRLLAFPTDKHKYLESQTSNSSQGDDQSLVVVGCMYTFTIYCGSSIYVPSTEQVTESFGVSETVASLGLALYVLGYGLGPLLFSPLSEMPYIGRNPIYIITFAIFIILSVAAALCQTFAGFLVVRFLQGFFGSPCLATGAATLTDMFSVIYIPYSLAAWSGAMYCGPALGPLLSGFSVTAKSWRWSMWELLWLSGFMFIPLFFFLPETSTPTLLHYKAKRLRKETNSTRYVSEAMSSNGISRKDIAKMALIKPFEITLKDPAIAFVNIYTSFTYGIYYSFFEVFPLVYPKIYGMNLGESSAVFVCVLIACLLGAFQYCSWYRIFTEKRFKKLGTFDSPETYLRPGLGGVFGVTAGMFLFGWAARDSIHWVVPTIGIVMYCGCGFVVGIGIFIYLPLSYPQYAASLFAANDAMRSSFAAAAILFGRPLYINMGVAKGCSLLGGLSVFGVIGFWYLFVYGEKLRKKSRFTVHDESQDAS; encoded by the exons ATGGCGCACCTCTTTCGAACGACGGCCTTTGGCGCCACGGCACGAGCGATATCCGGCGACCGACTCCTGGCATTCCCAACCGACAAGCACAAATATTTGGAGAGTCAAACCTCAAACTCATCGCAGGGTGATGATCAGAGTTTGGTGGTTGTTGGATG CATGTATACGTTTACAATCTACTGCGGATCCTCCATCTATGTCCCTAGCACCGA ACAGGTTACGGAGTCTTTTGGAGTTTCGGAAACTGTCGCGTCACTGGGTCTGGCTCTATATGTCCTTGGCT ATGGGCTTGGCCCGTTGCTATTCTCGCCCTTAAGCGAGATGCCCTACATCGGTCGAAATCCCATCTACATAATCACCTTTGCCatatttataattctttCCGTCGCTGCAGCTTTGTGTCAAACATTTGCTGGTTTCCTTGTTGTCAGGTTCCTCCAGGGCTTCTTTGGTAGCCCATGCCTGGCAACTGGAGCTGCAACCTTGACTGACATG TTCTCGGTTATCTACATTCCCTACAGTCTTGCGGCATGGTCTGGCGCAATGTATTGTGGCCCTGCGCTGGGACCTTTGCTCTCTGGATTCTCTGTCACTGCAAAGAG TTGGCGATGGTCAATGTGGGAGCTCCTCTGGCTCTCTGGCTTCATGTTCATCccgctcttcttcttcctgcctGAAACCTCGACACCCACACTCCTGCACTATAAGGCCAAGCGTCTTCGAAAGGAAACGAACTCTACGAGATATGTCTCAGAAGCCATGAGCTCCAACGGTATCTCTCGCAAGGATattgccaagatggccttgataAAGCCGTTTGAAATCACTCTCAAGGATCCAGCCATCGCTTTTGTCAATATTTAC ACTTCCTTCACATACGGCATCTATTACTCCTTCTTCGAAGTCTTTCCTCTCGTGTACCCAAAGATATACGGCATGAACCTCGGCGAGTCAAGCGCAGTCTTCGTCTGTGTCCTCATAGCTTGCCTTCTAGGCGCTTTCCAATACTGCTCATGGTACCGCATCTTCACCGAAAAGCGCTTCAAAAAGCTAGGCACTTTTGATTCCCCAGAGACATACCTACGCCCCGGACTTGGTGGAGTCTTTGGTGTCACGGCTGGCATGTTCCTATTCGGCTGGGCTGCTCGAGACTCTATCCATTGGGTTGTTCCCACCATCGGCATTGTCATGTATTGTGGATGCGGATTTGTTGTTGGAATCGGCATCTTTATATACTTGCCGCTAAGTTATCCGCAGTACGCAGCCAGTCTCTTTGCCGCGAACGATGCAATGAGGAGCTCATTTGCTGCTGCCGCTATCCTCTTCGGGAGACCGCTGTATATCAACATGGGTGTTGCAAAGGGGTGCAGCCTGCTGGGTGGCTTGAGTGTGTTTGGAGTGATTGGCTTCTGGTACTTGTTCGTCTATGGCGAAAAGCTTCGCAAGAAGAGTCGATTCACTGTCCACGACGAGAGCCAAGATGCTTCGTAA
- a CDS encoding MFS domain-containing protein, with translation MGEHEYDTSAPHENMTAGKYITTRLPTLKPPMHQLQNPIKLLRMLNAQQWAFFFVAFAAWTWDSFDFFTVSLTVTSLAKTFDKTKTDITWGITLVLMFRSVGSVLFGIASDRYGRKWPFVINNILFIILELGTGFCNTYSQFLACRALFGVAMGGLYGNAAATALEDCPEEARGIMSGILQQGYAFGYLLCAAFARGLVDTTPHAWRPLFWFGACPPVLFIIFRLMLPETQAYQERQRLRQEAGSSDGKGKVFVKEGKVALKHHWMLLVYLVLLMAGFNFMSHGSQDLYPTMLENQLGFSKTKVTVTQVVANLGAMSGGTVVGFLSQSIGRRLSIIICCIVGGALLYPYTFVRDESIIAAAFFQQFCVQGAWGVIPIHLMELSPGAFRTFVVGTSYQLGNLVSSASSTIEARLGEKFPLPETEKGESRYDYGKVICIFMGCVYAYVIVLTFIGPENLRGKFDVAHDSDAREVVGSQAMENAAMHHRKARDEEENDPRISGEKAEVTHVRD, from the exons ATGGGTGAACACGAGTACGACACGTCGGCGCCTCACGAAAACATGACGGCCGGCAAATACATCACCACGCGTCTCCCGACGCTCAAACCTCCCATGCACCAGTTGCAGAACCCAATAAAACTTCTGCGCATGCTCAACGCGCAGCAGTGGGCATTCTTCTTTGTCGCCTTTGCGGCATGG ACGTGGGATTCGTTTGATTTCTTCACTGTTTCTTTGACGGTGACGAGTCTGGCCAAGACGTTtgacaagacaaagacggaTATTACATGGGGTATCACCCTGGTGCTCATGTTCCGATCTGTAGGATCCGTCCTCTTTGGTATTGCCAGCGATCGATACGGCCGAAAGTGGCCAttcgtcatcaacaacattcTCTTTATCATACTCGAGCTT GGAACTGGTTTCTGTAATACTTACTCTCAGTTCTTGGCTTGTCGAGCTCTCTTTGGTGTCGCCATGGGTGGTCTTTACGGTAATGCTGCCGCCACCGCCCTTGAGGATTGTCCCGAGGAGGCTCGAGGTATCATGAGTGGTATCCTTCAGCAAGGT TACGCCTTTGGATATCTTCTCTGCGCCGCATTCGCCCGAGGTCTCGTCGACACCACCCCCCACGCCTGGCGACCTCTTTTCTGGTTCGGCGCCTGCCCCCCCGTCCTCTTCATAATCTTCCGACTCATGCTCCCCGAGACGCAAGCATACCAAGAACGTCAACGTCTCCGCCAAGAGGCCGGATCGTCTgacggcaagggcaaggtgTTTGTCAAGGAAGGCAAGGTCGCGCTTAAGCACCACTGGATGCTTCTCGTGtacctcgtcctcctcatggCTGGCTTCAACTTTATGAGCCACGGTAGTCAGGATCTGTACCCCACCATGTTGGAGAACCAGCTTGGCTTCTCGAAGACAAAGGTCACTGTTACTCAGGTCGTTGCTAACCTGGGTGCCATGTCGGGAGGTACTGTTGTCGGTTTCCTCAGTCAGTCCATCGGTCGTCGActgagcatcatcatctgctGTATCGTTGGCGGTGCACTTCTGTACCCATACACATTCGTCCGTGACGAGTCCATCATCGCCGCTGCATTCTTCCAGCAATTCTGTGTCCAGGGTGCCTGGGGTgtcatccccatccatctGATGGAGCTGTCCCCTGGTGCTTTCCGTACCTTTGTCGTCGGCACATCCTACCAGCTCGGTAACCTCGTCTcttcagcatcctcaaccaTCGAGGCCCGCCTGGGAGAGAAATTCCCCCTTCCCGAGACAGAAAAGGGCGAGAGCCGATACGACTACGGCAAGGTCATCTGCATCTTCATGGGCTGTGTGTACGCATACGTCATCGTCCTGACATTCATCGGCCCCGAGAACCTGCGCGGCAAGTTTGACGTTGCCCACGACTCGGACGCCCGCGAGGTTGTTGGCTCTCAAGCAATGGAGAACGCAGCCATGCACCACCGCAAGGCTagagatgaggaagagaacGATCCCAGGATCAGTGGAGAGAAGGCCGAGGTTACACATGTTCGGgattaa